From one Terriglobia bacterium genomic stretch:
- a CDS encoding amidohydrolase → MKIVAALLLLSAMNLHAQLTKLERPDQIFIHGDIYTGAEEGFGGAPAKVYPRAQAMAVRNGRIMAVGASDEIRKITGPHTLVVDLGGRFVMPGFNDAHLHLANGGFEMLNVELSNTKSFDEMKARIAERAKTAAPGEWILGRGWDDTKWPVQKIPTRQDLDAITGDHPALFIRTDGHMLVANTAALRVAGVTKQTPDPPGGRIDREADGEPAGGLRETAQDLVRKKVPPPTKAQRRRGAELAMREAARYGLTSAQDNSQWDDFLAYAELEKEGKLTLRITEWLPFPQPVNVLEKRRVFHAPQDPMLHSGMLKGFMDGSIGSHTAAMLAPYTDEPKNSGLPQSEQAKLDQMAAERAAAGFQMGFHAIGDRGVAMALEAFATAERYVEGKNPRAPQLRQPGKFRFRIEHAQVVAPADFARFRQLQVIASMQPNHLLTDMNWAITRIGEERAKYSYAWNEFLKNSVVLAFGTDYPVEPITPFRGLYAAVTRKNEAGTKEYVPEQKISIDQAIAAYTTGAAYAEFAEKEKGRLAPGFLADFVVLDRDITKVAPAEILQTKVLRTVVGGKTVYQAK, encoded by the coding sequence ATGAAAATTGTCGCCGCGCTATTGCTTCTTTCCGCCATGAACCTGCACGCGCAACTCACCAAGCTCGAACGCCCCGACCAGATTTTCATCCATGGCGACATTTACACCGGCGCGGAGGAGGGTTTCGGCGGCGCGCCCGCCAAGGTCTATCCGCGCGCGCAGGCAATGGCGGTGCGCAACGGGCGCATCATGGCGGTCGGCGCCAGCGATGAAATTCGCAAAATCACAGGCCCGCACACGCTGGTGGTGGACCTGGGCGGGCGCTTCGTCATGCCCGGCTTCAACGACGCGCACCTGCACCTGGCCAACGGCGGCTTCGAGATGCTGAATGTCGAGCTGTCGAACACGAAATCGTTTGATGAGATGAAGGCGCGCATTGCCGAGCGCGCGAAGACTGCCGCGCCCGGCGAATGGATCCTGGGACGCGGCTGGGACGACACCAAGTGGCCGGTGCAGAAAATTCCCACGCGGCAGGATTTGGACGCGATCACCGGCGATCATCCCGCGCTCTTTATCCGGACCGACGGGCACATGCTGGTGGCGAACACGGCGGCGCTGCGCGTTGCCGGTGTCACGAAGCAAACTCCCGATCCGCCGGGAGGCCGCATTGATCGCGAAGCGGATGGCGAGCCGGCGGGCGGTCTGCGCGAGACCGCACAGGATCTGGTGCGCAAGAAAGTTCCGCCGCCCACGAAGGCGCAACGCCGGCGAGGCGCCGAACTTGCGATGCGGGAGGCGGCGCGGTACGGGCTCACCTCGGCGCAGGACAATTCGCAGTGGGATGACTTCTTGGCCTATGCCGAACTGGAAAAAGAGGGCAAGCTGACGCTGCGCATCACCGAGTGGCTGCCGTTTCCGCAGCCGGTAAACGTGCTGGAGAAGCGCCGCGTGTTCCATGCGCCGCAGGACCCGATGCTGCACAGCGGGATGCTCAAGGGCTTCATGGATGGCTCGATCGGCTCGCACACGGCGGCCATGCTCGCGCCTTACACCGACGAGCCGAAAAATTCCGGCCTGCCGCAGTCCGAGCAGGCGAAGCTCGACCAGATGGCCGCGGAGCGCGCCGCTGCCGGCTTTCAGATGGGCTTCCACGCGATCGGTGACCGCGGCGTCGCCATGGCGCTGGAGGCATTCGCGACGGCCGAACGTTACGTCGAGGGAAAAAATCCCAGAGCGCCGCAACTGCGCCAGCCAGGAAAGTTCCGCTTCCGCATCGAGCACGCGCAGGTGGTCGCGCCCGCCGACTTCGCGCGCTTCCGCCAGTTGCAGGTCATCGCCTCCATGCAGCCCAACCATTTGTTGACGGACATGAATTGGGCGATCACGCGCATCGGAGAGGAGCGCGCGAAATATTCCTATGCCTGGAATGAATTTCTGAAGAACAGCGTGGTGCTGGCGTTCGGCACCGACTATCCGGTGGAGCCGATCACACCCTTCCGCGGGTTGTACGCGGCGGTCACGCGCAAAAACGAAGCGGGCACGAAAGAGTACGTGCCGGAGCAGAAGATTTCGATCGACCAGGCCATCGCCGCCTACACCACCGGCGCCGCCTACGCCGAATTCGCCGAGAAGGAGAAGGGAAGGCTCGCGCCGGGCTTTCTGGCCGACTTCGTCGTGCTCGACCGCGACATCACCAAGGTTGCGCCCGCGGAAATACTGCAGACCAAGGTGCTGCGCACGGTGGTGGGCGGGAAGACGGTGTATCAGGCGAAGTAG
- a CDS encoding alkylmercury lyase family protein has translation MPRTQQSAASDSALRLYILRHFIDRGRAPTVAEMAAALCASTRTIRAGLRRLVQTHAFCLQENGELWRAAPFSAVPTAFPVQAGNRRWWGNCIWDALGIPAMLGRNARIEAACGCCNHRMLLEISNGKLRAPAGMIHIAVPACHWYDDIVFT, from the coding sequence TTGCCTCGCACTCAACAGTCCGCCGCCTCCGACAGCGCGCTGCGCCTCTACATCCTTCGCCACTTCATTGACCGCGGACGCGCGCCCACAGTCGCCGAAATGGCTGCCGCGCTATGCGCATCAACCCGCACCATCCGCGCCGGACTGCGACGCCTGGTCCAAACCCATGCATTCTGTCTCCAGGAAAATGGCGAACTCTGGCGCGCCGCTCCCTTTTCCGCCGTGCCCACCGCTTTTCCAGTGCAGGCCGGCAATCGCCGATGGTGGGGCAACTGCATCTGGGACGCACTCGGCATTCCCGCCATGCTGGGGCGCAACGCCCGCATCGAAGCCGCCTGCGGATGCTGCAATCACCGCATGTTGCTGGAGATCAGCAACGGGAAGCTGCGCGCGCCGGCGGGCATGATCCACATCGCCGTTCCCGCCTGCCACTGGTACGACGACATCGTTTTCACCTGA
- a CDS encoding alkylmercury lyase family protein → MLLFRSEQHVERWCAQWKQPRGGTLTLPQGWRLAQEWYGNRLSPDWRPKTVPEAQAAFASIGLAGEFWRLAEAKEKVLR, encoded by the coding sequence ATGCTTCTGTTCCGGTCGGAACAGCATGTGGAGCGCTGGTGCGCGCAGTGGAAGCAGCCGCGCGGCGGGACGCTCACGCTGCCGCAGGGATGGAGGCTCGCCCAGGAATGGTACGGCAACCGGCTCAGCCCCGACTGGCGTCCGAAAACCGTGCCGGAAGCGCAGGCCGCGTTTGCGAGCATCGGCCTGGCCGGCGAATTCTGGAGATTGGCAGAGGCAAAAGAGAAAGTTCTGAGGTGA
- a CDS encoding nitroreductase family deazaflavin-dependent oxidoreductase, with product MAPEPAYRKATAFEAFFNRMFGVLVGLGLGMRHNYLVQVRGRKSGKVYSTPIDLLELRGKRFLVAPRGRTQWVRNAEAAGEVTLKRGSFRRTFQIRPLTDAEKPEILKAYLDSFRTTVQRYFPVAAGSAAEAFGAIAQEYPVFELIDSVAR from the coding sequence ATGGCGCCAGAACCTGCTTATCGCAAAGCCACCGCCTTCGAAGCCTTCTTCAATCGCATGTTCGGCGTGCTGGTCGGACTCGGCTTGGGCATGCGGCACAACTATCTGGTGCAGGTGCGCGGGCGCAAGAGCGGGAAGGTTTATTCCACGCCCATTGATCTTCTCGAACTGCGCGGCAAGCGATTCCTGGTGGCGCCGCGCGGGCGCACGCAGTGGGTGCGCAACGCCGAAGCCGCGGGCGAGGTCACGCTGAAGAGAGGCAGCTTCCGGCGGACATTTCAAATTCGTCCGCTGACCGACGCCGAGAAACCGGAAATTCTGAAAGCCTACCTGGATTCCTTCAGAACGACGGTGCAGCGCTATTTTCCTGTCGCAGCAGGGTCGGCGGCGGAAGCGTTCGGCGCGATCGCGCAGGAGTATCCGGTGTTCGAGTTGATCGATTCTGTCGCCCGCTGA
- a CDS encoding leucyl aminopeptidase — MNTNLSFSSPAQLETECLVLPVLDHGDKDKPDARVASADKALQDAAAEFISTGEATGKIFETVMLHRPSGLKAKRLLLVGGGKAKTFSAFELRKLAGAAARFLKPKSIRSFAFVLPELRARPSAEGGGWDQADAVKAVVEGAFVGDFDPDKYRSDRKDQRIDDLTVVVSGQDEVNLRAALEQGRVMGESQNFTRELVNEPGNRMTPTMMAEHARRMVESLNVAALKIETYGADKIKELKMGAFWSVAQGSDEPPALIVVRYEPQDAPATPVIGLVGKGITFDTGGISIKPADGMEKMKYDMAGGAAMLGAMRAIALLKPKVRVIAVVCASENMPSGKAQKPGDVQIAMSGKSIEIINTDAEGRLVLADGLYYARQLGATHLVDAATLTGACVVALGYINAGVFTNDEAMWERFRGALQRSGEKMWRLPVDAEYQELIKSNIADIKNTGGRWGGAISAAMFLKEFVDDTPWMHLDIAGTAWEEENKAWIAKGPSGIAVRSLVEFVRDFAEGAR; from the coding sequence ATGAATACGAACCTCTCTTTCTCCTCTCCCGCGCAGCTTGAAACCGAATGTCTTGTCCTGCCCGTCCTCGACCACGGCGACAAGGACAAGCCCGACGCCCGCGTCGCCTCGGCTGACAAGGCGCTCCAGGATGCCGCTGCCGAGTTCATCTCCACCGGCGAGGCCACCGGCAAGATCTTCGAAACCGTGATGCTCCACCGTCCCAGCGGCCTGAAGGCCAAGCGCCTGCTGCTCGTCGGCGGCGGCAAAGCGAAAACTTTTTCCGCGTTCGAATTGCGCAAGCTCGCCGGCGCCGCCGCCCGCTTTCTCAAGCCGAAGTCCATCCGCAGCTTCGCCTTCGTCCTGCCGGAGCTTCGGGCCCGCCCTTCCGCCGAAGGCGGAGGGTGGGATCAGGCCGATGCCGTCAAGGCGGTGGTCGAAGGCGCCTTCGTCGGCGACTTTGATCCTGACAAATACCGCAGCGACCGCAAGGACCAGCGCATTGACGACCTCACCGTGGTTGTCTCCGGACAAGACGAGGTGAACTTGCGCGCCGCCCTGGAGCAAGGCCGGGTCATGGGCGAGTCCCAGAACTTCACCCGCGAACTGGTCAACGAGCCCGGCAATCGCATGACGCCCACCATGATGGCCGAGCATGCGCGCCGCATGGTCGAATCCCTCAACGTGGCCGCGCTCAAGATCGAAACCTACGGCGCCGACAAAATCAAAGAGCTGAAGATGGGCGCCTTCTGGAGCGTCGCGCAAGGCTCCGACGAACCGCCTGCACTTATCGTAGTGCGATATGAACCCCAGGACGCGCCCGCCACCCCCGTCATCGGGCTGGTCGGCAAGGGCATTACCTTCGACACCGGCGGCATCTCCATCAAGCCCGCCGATGGCATGGAAAAAATGAAGTACGACATGGCCGGCGGCGCTGCCATGCTGGGCGCGATGCGCGCTATCGCGCTGCTGAAGCCAAAGGTGCGCGTCATCGCCGTCGTCTGCGCCTCGGAAAACATGCCTTCCGGCAAAGCGCAAAAACCCGGCGACGTGCAGATCGCCATGTCCGGCAAGTCCATCGAGATCATCAACACCGATGCCGAAGGCCGCCTGGTGCTCGCCGACGGCCTCTACTACGCGCGCCAGCTCGGCGCCACCCACCTGGTGGACGCCGCCACCCTCACCGGCGCCTGCGTGGTCGCGCTCGGCTACATCAACGCCGGCGTCTTCACCAACGACGAAGCCATGTGGGAGCGCTTTCGCGGCGCACTGCAGCGTTCCGGCGAAAAAATGTGGCGGCTGCCGGTGGACGCTGAATATCAGGAACTCATCAAATCGAACATCGCCGACATCAAGAACACCGGCGGGCGCTGGGGCGGCGCGATTTCGGCAGCCATGTTCCTCAAGGAATTCGTGGACGACACGCCGTGGATGCACCTCGACATCGCCGGCACTGCGTGGGAAGAGGAGAACAAGGCCTGGATCGCCAAGGGCCCTTCGGGAATCGCGGTGCGCTCGCTGGTGGAGTTCGTGCGCGACTTCGCCGAGGGAGCGCGCTAG
- the smpB gene encoding SsrA-binding protein SmpB has product MARQATHQTRPNPEKSPRREPVAAGQRDATVNRAAAHNYFLSDKFEAGIVLTGTEVKSVRAGRANLKDAYGLVKDGELWLLNAHIGHYEHGNIFNHEPLRTRKLLVHAAELRKLIGKTQQKGMTLIPTRMYFKSGRIKVEVALAKGKQLWDKRETERRRTADREAREAIARSRKT; this is encoded by the coding sequence ATGGCGCGGCAGGCGACCCATCAGACCCGGCCCAATCCGGAAAAAAGTCCGCGCCGCGAGCCCGTGGCCGCCGGCCAGCGCGACGCCACCGTCAACCGCGCCGCCGCTCATAACTACTTCCTTTCCGATAAGTTCGAGGCTGGCATCGTCCTCACCGGGACCGAAGTCAAATCCGTCCGCGCCGGGCGGGCCAATCTGAAGGATGCCTATGGCCTGGTGAAGGATGGCGAGCTGTGGTTGTTGAATGCTCATATCGGCCACTACGAACACGGTAATATCTTTAATCACGAGCCCTTGCGCACCCGTAAGTTGCTGGTCCATGCCGCGGAGTTGCGCAAGCTGATCGGGAAAACCCAGCAAAAGGGCATGACCCTGATTCCGACGCGCATGTACTTCAAGAGCGGCCGCATCAAGGTGGAAGTGGCGCTCGCCAAGGGCAAACAGCTCTGGGACAAGCGCGAAACCGAGCGCCGCCGCACCGCCGACCGTGAAGCCCGCGAGGCCATCGCCCGCTCTAGAAAGACCTAA
- a CDS encoding type II and III secretion system protein, which produces MHLLQPQSLRLAWRVGARFRRIAAAGLLVLTLALPAAADKAKSFYDKGRDAEARQHWEQAYEFFRQAYDLKPKELRYRTAFERARFEAGAAHVHRGQQLRDSGDLQQALAEFLRAAQIDPSSAIAQQEIRRTREMLEHAPPPPGPPSRVTDLGRMAAEAEGPAELKTISNVPITMRMTDDTKIVYTAIGKLAGINVLFDPDYVSRKITIDLNNVSLNQALEIVALQSKTFWRAVTPNTVFVAADTKAKRTEIEQNVVKTFYLSNLAQTTEMQDIVNTLRTVVEITRVISLASQNAIVIRGTPDQVALAEKLVNDLDKARPEVLIDIAVMQVSRDKLRNLGVSPPTTASIQLQPNASTSTTTTTGTTTGTTTPTTSNNALTLNKLANLTSNDFLVTIPGATANFLFTDSDTKIIQNPQIRALDGQKASLKIGDRVPVATGSFQPGIGGVGINPLVNTQFQYIDVGVNIDVQPTVHAGREVTLKLTMEVSSVSSHVSIGGIDQPVIGQRRVEHTIRLKDGEPSLMGGMLEEDVLKSVSGYPFLSQVPLLKYLFSAQNTETRTNEIVFVLVPHIVRAQDVTDVNLRPIDVGTANAIELRRKSPAPSPSGNGGSAAAPRPAPAPAPPPAQAPGAATTPPPAQAPQGPPAQPSQGTTGAAIMSFDPPQLNQAVGTTFAVNVTVSGAQNLYSVPVQVSYDPRSLQLINVSNGNFLSRDGQPVVIVHREDAPGLEQISATRPPGSGGVSGQGAVFTLTFMAKAPGQSTLSITKAGARDPAMQPVPVTPGQAMVTVK; this is translated from the coding sequence ATGCATCTGCTTCAGCCACAAAGCCTCCGGCTGGCATGGAGGGTGGGCGCACGCTTCCGGCGCATCGCCGCCGCAGGATTGCTGGTGCTGACCCTCGCGCTCCCCGCCGCTGCCGATAAAGCCAAGAGTTTCTATGACAAAGGACGCGATGCTGAGGCGCGCCAGCATTGGGAACAGGCCTACGAGTTCTTCAGGCAGGCCTACGACCTGAAGCCCAAGGAGTTGCGCTATCGGACGGCGTTCGAGCGCGCGCGCTTCGAAGCCGGGGCGGCGCACGTGCACCGCGGGCAGCAACTCCGGGACAGCGGGGATTTACAGCAGGCGCTGGCCGAGTTCCTGCGGGCGGCGCAGATCGATCCCTCCTCGGCTATTGCGCAGCAGGAGATCCGGCGCACGCGCGAGATGCTCGAGCACGCGCCGCCGCCGCCGGGACCGCCGTCGCGGGTGACGGACCTGGGCCGCATGGCGGCGGAGGCGGAGGGACCGGCGGAACTGAAGACGATCTCCAACGTCCCCATCACCATGCGCATGACCGACGACACCAAGATCGTATATACCGCCATCGGAAAACTGGCCGGGATCAACGTGCTGTTCGATCCGGATTATGTCTCGCGGAAAATTACCATCGACCTGAATAACGTTTCGCTGAACCAGGCGCTGGAGATCGTGGCGCTGCAGTCCAAGACATTTTGGCGGGCGGTGACGCCGAACACGGTTTTCGTGGCCGCCGACACCAAGGCGAAGCGGACCGAGATCGAGCAGAACGTGGTGAAGACGTTCTACCTGTCCAACCTGGCGCAGACCACGGAAATGCAGGACATCGTGAATACGCTGCGCACGGTGGTGGAGATCACGCGCGTGATCTCGCTGGCATCGCAGAACGCGATCGTGATCCGCGGCACGCCCGACCAGGTGGCGCTGGCGGAAAAGCTGGTGAACGATCTGGACAAGGCGCGGCCCGAGGTGCTGATCGACATCGCGGTCATGCAGGTGAGCCGCGACAAGCTACGCAACCTGGGGGTGTCGCCGCCGACGACGGCGTCAATCCAACTGCAGCCGAATGCGTCGACAAGCACGACCACGACAACGGGTACAACAACGGGTACGACGACGCCGACGACGTCGAATAATGCGCTTACGCTGAACAAGCTGGCCAACCTGACGTCCAATGATTTCCTGGTCACCATCCCGGGCGCGACGGCGAATTTCTTGTTTACCGACAGCGATACTAAAATCATCCAGAATCCGCAGATTCGCGCGCTCGACGGGCAGAAGGCCTCCCTGAAGATCGGCGACCGCGTGCCGGTGGCGACCGGTTCGTTCCAGCCGGGCATCGGCGGCGTGGGCATCAACCCGCTGGTCAACACGCAATTCCAGTACATTGACGTGGGCGTGAACATTGACGTGCAGCCGACGGTGCACGCGGGACGCGAGGTCACGCTGAAGCTCACCATGGAAGTTTCATCGGTGAGTTCCCACGTCAGCATCGGCGGCATCGACCAGCCGGTGATCGGGCAGCGGCGGGTGGAGCACACCATCCGGCTCAAAGACGGCGAGCCCAGCCTGATGGGCGGAATGCTGGAAGAAGACGTGCTGAAGAGCGTCAGCGGCTACCCGTTTCTCTCGCAGGTGCCGCTGCTGAAATACCTGTTCTCCGCGCAGAACACGGAGACCCGGACGAACGAAATCGTGTTCGTGCTGGTGCCGCACATCGTCCGCGCGCAGGACGTCACCGACGTGAACCTGAGGCCGATTGACGTGGGCACGGCGAACGCAATTGAACTGCGGCGCAAGTCGCCCGCGCCTTCTCCGAGCGGAAATGGCGGCTCGGCGGCCGCACCGCGGCCGGCGCCGGCACCGGCGCCACCTCCGGCACAGGCGCCCGGAGCAGCCACGACTCCGCCACCAGCGCAAGCTCCGCAAGGTCCTCCGGCGCAGCCGTCCCAGGGCACAACCGGAGCGGCGATCATGAGCTTCGATCCGCCGCAGTTGAACCAGGCGGTGGGTACCACGTTCGCGGTGAATGTGACCGTGAGCGGCGCGCAAAACCTCTATTCGGTCCCGGTGCAGGTCAGCTACGATCCGCGGTCGTTGCAATTGATTAATGTGTCGAACGGGAATTTCCTGTCGCGCGACGGGCAGCCGGTGGTGATTGTGCACCGCGAGGACGCACCCGGCCTGGAGCAGATTTCGGCAACCCGGCCGCCGGGATCGGGAGGGGTGTCGGGACAGGGCGCGGTGTTTACCTTGACCTTCATGGCCAAGGCGCCGGGACAATCCACGCTGAGCATCACCAAGGCCGGCGCGCGCGATCCTGCCATGCAGCCGGTGCCGGTGACGCCCGGCCAGGCGATGGTGACGGTGAAGTAG
- a CDS encoding type II secretion system GspH family protein, with amino-acid sequence MPEQNVTPRAGRWGGQRGLTLVELIVAITILAILTGAAIPIARVRIRRDKERDLRRALWEMRDAIDRYKDAADRGAFQIKLGTEGYPPDLDTLVKGVDVAGKKVRFLRKIPIDPMTGKDEWGKRCMKDDPDSTSWCGDNVFDVFTQSTGTGLDGTKYADW; translated from the coding sequence ATTCCCGAACAGAACGTAACGCCGCGTGCCGGGCGGTGGGGTGGCCAGCGCGGGCTGACCCTGGTGGAACTGATTGTCGCGATCACCATCCTGGCGATCCTGACGGGCGCGGCAATCCCGATTGCGCGGGTGCGAATCCGGCGCGACAAGGAGCGCGATTTGCGCCGGGCGCTGTGGGAGATGCGGGACGCCATCGACCGCTACAAAGATGCGGCCGATCGGGGCGCGTTTCAGATCAAGCTGGGAACCGAAGGCTATCCGCCGGATTTGGACACCCTGGTGAAAGGCGTGGACGTGGCTGGGAAAAAGGTCCGGTTCCTGCGCAAGATTCCGATCGATCCCATGACCGGCAAGGACGAATGGGGCAAGCGCTGCATGAAGGACGATCCGGATTCGACGTCGTGGTGCGGCGACAATGTGTTTGACGTGTTTACGCAGTCAACCGGCACGGGGCTGGATGGGACCAAGTATGCCGATTGGTAA
- a CDS encoding prepilin-type N-terminal cleavage/methylation domain-containing protein has translation MKSRQKSRGFTIIELMVVISIILILISIAVPIYNQSILRAKEAVLRQDLFAMRSAIDQYTMDKSKAPQSLEDLLHEGYLREIPKDPFTDSRTTWQVAQEDMLLSVDQNQPGITDVHSGSNRMGTDGTAYNTW, from the coding sequence ATGAAGTCCCGGCAGAAATCACGCGGCTTTACCATCATCGAGCTGATGGTGGTGATCAGCATCATCCTGATCCTGATCTCGATAGCCGTCCCGATCTATAACCAGTCCATCCTGCGCGCCAAGGAAGCGGTGCTGCGGCAAGACCTGTTCGCCATGCGCTCGGCGATTGACCAGTACACGATGGACAAGTCGAAAGCGCCGCAATCCCTGGAAGACCTGCTGCATGAAGGCTATTTGCGCGAGATCCCGAAGGACCCGTTCACCGATTCGCGCACCACTTGGCAGGTGGCGCAGGAAGATATGCTGCTCAGCGTCGACCAGAACCAGCCCGGAATCACCGACGTGCACAGCGGATCGAACCGGATGGGCACCGACGGGACGGCGTATAACACGTGGTGA
- the hutU gene encoding urocanate hydratase encodes MPVETEITQSTYVPVKAPRGTQISCKGWQQEAAMRMLMNNLDEEVGERPRDLVVYGGTGRAARSWECFHAIVRALKSLENDETLLVQSGKPVGVFKTHEYAPRVLIANSNLVGHWSNWEKFRELERAGLMMYGQMTAGSWIYIGSQGIIQGTFETFAAAGEKSFGGELEGKLIVSGGMGGMGGAQPLAATMTGAAFLGIDVDPERIKKRLKTGYCDFMVTSLDEALRILKNAVRKKENVSVGLVGNCADIIPELAARGVVPDILTDQTSAHDPLNGYIPQGLTVAQAAELRARDPKGYQERSLDSIARHVEGMLALQKMGAVTFDYGNNIRTFAFERGVKNAYDFPGFVPAYIRPLFCEGRGPFRWVALSGEASDIHVTDDLVLELFPDNRMLSRWINLARKRIKFQGLPARICWLGYGERAQFGLAMNELVKKGKIKAPIVIGRDHLDTGSVASPFRETEGMKDGSDAVADWPLLNAMLNTASGASWVSIHNGGGVGIGYSQHAGQVTVADGTDAMAKRIERVLTNDPGIGVARHVDAGYQEAIDFAKRNDVRIPMRGEGK; translated from the coding sequence ATGCCGGTGGAAACAGAAATCACGCAGAGCACGTATGTTCCGGTGAAGGCGCCGCGCGGAACGCAAATTTCCTGCAAGGGCTGGCAGCAGGAAGCCGCGATGCGCATGCTGATGAACAACCTCGATGAGGAGGTCGGCGAGCGCCCGCGCGACCTGGTGGTGTACGGCGGCACGGGGCGGGCGGCGCGGAGTTGGGAGTGCTTTCATGCGATCGTGCGCGCGCTGAAGTCGCTGGAGAACGACGAGACGCTGCTGGTGCAGTCGGGCAAGCCGGTGGGCGTGTTCAAGACGCACGAGTACGCGCCGCGGGTGCTGATCGCGAATTCCAACCTGGTGGGACACTGGTCGAACTGGGAAAAATTTCGCGAGTTGGAGCGCGCCGGCCTGATGATGTACGGCCAGATGACGGCGGGTTCATGGATTTATATCGGATCGCAGGGCATTATCCAGGGCACCTTCGAGACGTTTGCGGCGGCGGGTGAGAAGAGTTTCGGCGGCGAGTTGGAAGGGAAGCTGATCGTTTCCGGGGGCATGGGCGGCATGGGCGGTGCGCAGCCACTAGCCGCCACCATGACCGGTGCGGCGTTCCTGGGGATTGATGTCGATCCGGAGCGGATCAAGAAGCGGCTGAAGACCGGGTACTGCGACTTCATGGTCACCTCGCTCGACGAGGCGCTCAGAATCCTGAAAAATGCGGTGCGGAAGAAAGAGAACGTGTCGGTCGGGCTGGTGGGGAACTGCGCCGACATCATTCCCGAGCTGGCGGCGCGCGGCGTGGTGCCCGACATCCTGACCGACCAGACAAGCGCGCACGATCCGCTGAACGGATATATTCCGCAGGGGCTGACGGTGGCGCAGGCGGCGGAGTTGCGCGCGCGCGATCCGAAGGGCTACCAGGAGCGGTCGCTGGATTCGATCGCACGGCACGTCGAAGGCATGCTGGCGCTGCAAAAGATGGGCGCGGTGACGTTTGACTACGGCAACAACATCCGGACGTTTGCCTTTGAACGAGGCGTCAAGAACGCCTACGATTTTCCGGGATTCGTGCCGGCGTACATACGCCCGCTGTTCTGCGAAGGTCGCGGGCCGTTCCGCTGGGTGGCGCTGAGCGGAGAAGCCAGCGACATTCACGTCACGGACGACCTGGTACTGGAACTTTTCCCCGACAACCGGATGTTGTCGCGCTGGATCAACCTGGCGCGGAAGCGGATCAAGTTCCAGGGGCTGCCGGCGCGGATCTGCTGGCTCGGTTACGGCGAGCGCGCGCAGTTCGGGCTGGCGATGAATGAGCTGGTGAAAAAAGGCAAGATCAAGGCGCCGATCGTGATCGGGCGGGACCATCTGGACACCGGCTCGGTGGCCTCGCCGTTCCGCGAGACCGAGGGCATGAAGGACGGCTCGGACGCGGTCGCCGATTGGCCGCTGCTGAACGCGATGCTGAACACGGCGAGCGGCGCGAGTTGGGTTTCGATTCACAACGGCGGCGGCGTGGGCATCGGGTATTCGCAGCACGCGGGCCAGGTGACCGTCGCCGACGGAACCGATGCGATGGCGAAGCGGATCGAGCGCGTGCTGACCAACGATCCGGGGATCGGCGTGGCGCGGCACGTGGATGCCGGATACCAAGAGGCGATTGATTTCGCGAAGCGCAACGACGTCAGGATTCCGATGCGCGGAGAAGGGAAGTAG
- a CDS encoding DinB family protein has translation MTAQVGTATAAAALTYAELLNHDEQETGQWHNWFRRHPEALDIKMELAMQHDVRGVLFHVFVIELRYAERLLEQPETPNEALPKRSVDELFAIGATARQKFREFMARATDADWNKTISFKTLSVGQMSASKRKCFVHALLHGMRHWAQLATALRQRGSQAEWHHDFMFTKAME, from the coding sequence ATGACGGCACAGGTGGGCACGGCAACGGCGGCGGCGGCGCTCACGTACGCCGAGCTTTTGAACCACGACGAGCAGGAAACCGGGCAGTGGCACAATTGGTTTCGGAGGCATCCGGAGGCACTGGACATCAAGATGGAATTGGCGATGCAGCATGACGTTCGCGGCGTGCTGTTCCATGTCTTCGTGATCGAGTTGCGCTACGCAGAGCGGTTGCTGGAGCAGCCGGAGACGCCCAACGAAGCGCTGCCGAAGAGGTCGGTGGACGAACTGTTCGCCATCGGGGCGACGGCGCGCCAGAAATTTCGCGAGTTCATGGCGCGGGCGACGGACGCGGACTGGAATAAAACCATCAGCTTCAAAACCCTGTCGGTGGGGCAGATGTCGGCCAGCAAGAGGAAATGTTTCGTGCACGCGCTGCTGCACGGGATGCGTCACTGGGCGCAACTGGCGACGGCGCTGCGGCAGCGCGGCTCGCAAGCGGAGTGGCATCACGATTTCATGTTCACGAAGGCGATGGAATAG